A window of the Oscillospiraceae bacterium NTUH-002-81 genome harbors these coding sequences:
- a CDS encoding serine hydrolase, translating into MKLSHKLLTILLAGIVVFSSGGISSYASQTTGSNQSKTQTTGGSGSSTATGTAGEDASEEDGENGADIEAEIPEIPVESNEIDGWPQGPQVSAESAIVMEAQTGTILYAKNIDAAEYPASITKIMTVLLALENCSMDETVTFSENAVFSIERGSSHIARTTDEELTMEQCLYAIMLESANECANAVAEHIAGSTEAFADMMNQKAADLGCTNTHFVNPPWPPRSRALHLGP; encoded by the coding sequence ATGAAATTATCGCATAAATTACTGACAATTCTTTTAGCCGGAATTGTCGTTTTTTCGTCTGGGGGGATTTCTTCCTATGCCTCGCAGACGACGGGAAGCAACCAGTCGAAGACGCAGACCACCGGCGGCTCGGGCAGCAGTACAGCTACAGGAACAGCCGGGGAGGATGCCTCCGAGGAGGACGGGGAAAACGGCGCGGACATCGAGGCGGAGATTCCCGAGATCCCGGTGGAGTCCAACGAGATCGACGGCTGGCCCCAGGGGCCCCAGGTCAGCGCAGAGTCCGCCATTGTCATGGAGGCGCAGACCGGCACGATCCTCTATGCCAAGAACATTGACGCCGCCGAGTATCCAGCCAGCATCACCAAGATCATGACGGTGCTTCTGGCACTGGAGAACTGCTCCATGGACGAGACGGTGACGTTTTCAGAGAATGCGGTATTCAGCATTGAGCGGGGCAGCAGCCACATCGCCCGCACCACAGACGAAGAGCTGACGATGGAGCAGTGCCTGTATGCCATCATGCTGGAATCTGCCAATGAATGCGCCAACGCGGTGGCGGAGCACATCGCCGGTTCCACGGAAGCCTTTGCGGACATGATGAACCAGAAAGCAGCCGATCTGGGATGCACCAACACCCATTTCGTGAACCCCCCATGGCCTCCACGATCCCGAGCATTACACCTCGGCCCATGA
- a CDS encoding 3'-5' exonuclease, producing MDYIVLDLEWNQSPNGKGTENKAVPFEIVEIGAIKLNADFEIVSEFSEIIAPRIYRQMHRITQELIHLDMEQLSHGGAFPDVIRRFFDWCGSDYRFCTWGMMDLTELQRNMKYYDIDGHLGYPLVYYDVQKLFSIAYEDRKSRRSLEYAIDYLKFDKDEAFHRAKSDAYYTALILEGLPRAVLKNYSIDYYRTPKNRKEEVYVVFDTYSKYISREFATKERAMKDREVLSTRCYLCGESGEKEAAVVFRRQQAVLQRVLL from the coding sequence ATGGATTATATTGTACTGGATCTGGAATGGAACCAAAGTCCCAACGGCAAGGGAACGGAGAATAAGGCAGTGCCCTTTGAGATCGTGGAGATCGGCGCCATCAAATTAAATGCGGATTTTGAGATCGTGAGCGAGTTCAGCGAGATCATTGCGCCCCGGATTTACCGGCAGATGCACCGCATCACCCAGGAGCTCATTCATCTGGATATGGAGCAGCTGTCCCACGGCGGCGCGTTCCCGGATGTGATCCGGCGGTTTTTTGACTGGTGCGGCAGCGATTACCGGTTCTGCACCTGGGGCATGATGGATCTCACCGAGCTGCAGCGGAACATGAAATATTACGATATCGACGGGCATCTGGGCTATCCGCTGGTGTATTATGATGTGCAGAAGCTGTTTTCCATTGCCTACGAGGATCGTAAGAGCCGCAGAAGTCTGGAATATGCCATCGACTATCTGAAATTTGACAAGGACGAGGCGTTCCACCGGGCAAAGAGCGACGCCTACTACACGGCGCTGATCCTGGAGGGGCTGCCCCGGGCCGTTCTGAAAAATTATTCCATTGACTATTATCGGACGCCGAAGAACCGTAAGGAAGAGGTTTACGTGGTATTCGACACATACAGCAAGTATATTTCCCGGGAGTTTGCGACAAAAGAACGGGCCATGAAGGACCGGGAGGTGTTGAGCACCCGCTGTTACCTGTGTGGGGAATCCGGCGAAAAAGAAGCTGCGGTGGTTTTCCGGCGGCAGCAGGCTGTATTACAGCGTGTCCTGCTGTGA
- a CDS encoding ABC-F family ATP-binding cassette domain-containing protein, whose protein sequence is MSILNVEHLSHGFGDRAIFHDVSFRLLKGEHIGLIGANGEGKSTFMNIVTGKLMPDEGKIEWAKNVRAGYLDQHAVLQKGMTIRDVLKSAFSWLFEMEERMNTLFEQMGEATPEEMEAMMEETGTIQDLLTMHDFYIIDAKIEEIGRALGLADIGLDKDVTDLSGGQRTKVLLGKLLLEKPDILLLDEPTNYLDEQHIEWLKRYLNEYENAFILISHDIPFLNSVINLIYHMENQSLTRYVGDYDHFQEVYAVQKAQLEAAYKRQQQEISELQDFVARNKARVSTRNMAMSRQKKLDKMEKIELAAERPKPEFHFQEARAAGKILFETKDLVIGYDEPLSRPLNLSMERGQKIALVGANGIGKTTLLKSILGLIPPLSGQAQLGDYLYIGYFEQEMAPGNTTTCIEELWKEFPSYTQYQIRSALAKCGLTTKHIESQVRVLSGGEQAKVRLCKLINRETNLLLLDEPTNHLDVDAKDELKRALKDYRGSILLICHEPEFYQDVVSEVWHCEDWSLKI, encoded by the coding sequence ATGAGTATTTTAAATGTTGAACACCTGTCCCACGGCTTCGGCGACCGTGCGATTTTCCACGACGTGTCCTTCCGCCTGCTGAAAGGGGAGCACATCGGGCTCATCGGCGCCAACGGCGAGGGAAAGTCCACCTTCATGAATATCGTCACCGGAAAACTGATGCCCGACGAGGGCAAGATCGAATGGGCGAAAAACGTCCGGGCCGGATACCTGGATCAGCACGCCGTGCTGCAGAAGGGCATGACCATCCGCGACGTGCTGAAATCCGCCTTTTCCTGGCTTTTTGAGATGGAAGAACGGATGAACACCCTGTTTGAACAGATGGGGGAGGCCACCCCCGAGGAAATGGAGGCCATGATGGAGGAGACCGGCACGATCCAGGATCTGCTGACCATGCACGACTTCTATATCATTGATGCCAAAATCGAGGAAATCGGCCGGGCGCTGGGCCTTGCCGACATCGGTCTGGACAAGGATGTCACCGACTTAAGCGGCGGCCAGCGTACCAAGGTGCTGCTGGGCAAGCTCCTGCTGGAAAAGCCGGACATTCTGCTGCTGGACGAGCCCACCAACTACCTGGATGAGCAGCACATCGAGTGGCTGAAACGCTACCTGAACGAGTATGAGAATGCGTTTATCCTCATTTCCCACGACATCCCGTTCCTGAACAGCGTCATCAACCTGATCTATCATATGGAAAATCAGTCCCTCACCCGCTACGTGGGCGACTACGACCATTTCCAGGAGGTTTACGCCGTGCAGAAAGCCCAGCTGGAGGCAGCTTACAAACGCCAGCAGCAGGAAATCAGCGAATTGCAGGATTTCGTTGCCCGCAACAAAGCCCGGGTATCCACCCGAAACATGGCCATGTCCCGGCAGAAAAAGCTGGATAAAATGGAAAAAATCGAGCTGGCCGCCGAGCGTCCCAAGCCGGAATTCCACTTCCAGGAAGCCCGGGCCGCCGGGAAAATCCTTTTCGAAACGAAGGATCTGGTCATCGGTTATGACGAACCGCTGTCCCGCCCCTTAAATCTCTCCATGGAGCGCGGCCAGAAGATTGCCCTTGTGGGCGCCAACGGCATCGGCAAAACCACTCTGCTCAAGAGCATTCTCGGCCTCATCCCGCCCCTGTCCGGTCAGGCACAGCTGGGTGACTACCTGTACATCGGCTACTTCGAACAGGAAATGGCACCGGGAAATACCACCACCTGCATCGAAGAGCTGTGGAAGGAATTCCCCTCCTACACCCAGTACCAGATCCGCTCCGCCCTGGCAAAGTGCGGCCTCACCACCAAGCACATCGAGAGCCAGGTGCGCGTCTTAAGCGGCGGCGAGCAGGCCAAGGTCCGGCTGTGCAAGCTCATCAACCGGGAGACCAACCTCCTGCTGCTGGACGAGCCCACCAACCACCTGGACGTGGACGCCAAAGACGAGCTGAAACGGGCACTGAAGGACTACAGGGGAAGTATCCTGCTCATCTGCCATGAACCTGAGTTCTATCAGGATGTGGTATCTGAGGTGTGGCACTGCGAGGACTGGTCGCTGAAGATTTAA
- a CDS encoding isochorismatase family cysteine hydrolase → MKTLIVIDMQKDFIDGSLGTKEAQAIVPNVAAKIKEYEKNGDEIIFTRDTHGEDYLDTPEGRKLPVKHCIRGTDGWQIADGLMVSGAVCIDKPTFGWTHWNERHFDEIELVGLCTDICVVSNALILKAQFPEVPITVDAACCAGVTPESHQAALTTMKMCQIDVIHDQTNAR, encoded by the coding sequence ATGAAGACACTGATCGTGATCGATATGCAGAAAGATTTCATCGACGGCTCTCTGGGAACGAAAGAGGCACAGGCCATCGTCCCGAATGTTGCCGCCAAAATAAAAGAATATGAGAAAAACGGAGATGAGATCATTTTCACCCGGGACACCCATGGGGAAGATTATCTGGATACCCCGGAAGGCCGGAAGCTGCCTGTGAAGCACTGCATCAGGGGCACCGACGGCTGGCAGATCGCCGACGGCCTGATGGTAAGCGGCGCTGTCTGTATCGACAAGCCCACCTTCGGCTGGACGCATTGGAATGAACGCCATTTCGACGAAATTGAGCTGGTGGGACTGTGCACAGATATCTGCGTTGTCTCCAACGCCCTGATCCTGAAAGCACAGTTCCCGGAAGTACCCATCACTGTGGATGCAGCCTGCTGTGCCGGTGTCACCCCGGAAAGCCACCAGGCAGCCCTTACCACCATGAAAATGTGCCAGATTGATGTCATTCATGACCAAACAAACGCACGCTGA
- a CDS encoding aldo/keto reductase codes for MKTRRLGKTGLQVSEIGFGGEWLERHPEAEGVELIRYASSKGINTLDCWMPDPKSRNIIGEGIKENREQWYIQGHIGATWKDEQYYRTRDMRYVRPTFEDLLKRLQTDYIDIGMIHYVDSEEEWEQIQHSDYMDYVMELKEKGIIRHIGMSSHNPKVAIKAAQCGYVEMILFSINPAFDMLPGSDNIETLFAETFDEKFKGIDEERAYLYKLCEENDIGITVMKGFAGGRLFDARRSPFGVSLSPVQCIHYALTRPAVCSIECGYDTKAQVDAALAYETASAEEKDYASVLANAPFHSYRGECTYCGHCKPCMANLDIAMINKFYDLATMQPEVPAGVRSHYELLEHKASECIGCHACEERCPFGVPIAERMEKTAELFGC; via the coding sequence ATGAAAACGAGAAGATTGGGAAAAACTGGCCTGCAGGTCAGTGAAATTGGTTTTGGCGGGGAATGGCTGGAACGTCACCCCGAAGCGGAGGGCGTGGAGCTGATCCGTTATGCGTCATCGAAAGGGATCAATACTCTGGACTGCTGGATGCCAGATCCGAAATCCAGAAATATCATCGGTGAGGGCATCAAGGAAAACCGGGAACAGTGGTACATCCAGGGCCATATCGGCGCTACCTGGAAGGATGAGCAGTATTACCGGACGCGGGACATGCGCTACGTGCGCCCTACCTTCGAGGATCTGCTGAAACGGCTGCAGACCGACTATATCGACATTGGCATGATCCACTACGTGGATTCGGAGGAAGAGTGGGAGCAGATCCAACACTCCGATTACATGGACTACGTCATGGAATTAAAGGAAAAGGGCATCATCCGTCATATCGGCATGAGCTCCCACAACCCCAAGGTTGCCATCAAGGCGGCCCAGTGCGGGTATGTGGAAATGATCCTGTTCAGCATCAACCCGGCCTTCGACATGCTGCCGGGCAGTGATAACATTGAGACGTTATTTGCAGAAACCTTCGATGAAAAATTCAAAGGCATTGATGAAGAGCGGGCGTATCTGTACAAATTATGCGAGGAAAATGACATTGGGATCACCGTCATGAAAGGCTTCGCCGGCGGTCGCCTCTTTGATGCCAGACGTTCGCCTTTTGGCGTCAGCCTGTCTCCGGTGCAGTGCATCCACTATGCCCTCACCAGACCCGCAGTCTGTTCCATCGAGTGCGGCTACGACACCAAAGCCCAGGTAGATGCGGCGCTGGCATACGAGACCGCCTCTGCGGAAGAGAAGGACTATGCTTCCGTGCTGGCCAACGCGCCCTTCCATTCCTACCGGGGCGAGTGTACCTACTGCGGCCACTGTAAGCCCTGCATGGCAAACCTGGATATCGCCATGATCAACAAATTCTACGATCTGGCCACCATGCAGCCGGAAGTACCGGCGGGTGTCAGATCCCACTATGAACTGCTGGAGCACAAAGCCTCCGAGTGCATCGGATGTCATGCCTGTGAAGAGCGGTGTCCCTTCGGTGTGCCCATCGCAGAGCGGATGGAAAAGACAGCAGAACTGTTTGGGTGCTAA
- a CDS encoding DegV family protein, protein MEYVKIISDSTCDLSGELIDRYDISILPLHVLLGEKEYKDGVDITPEDIYRWSDENNTTPKTSAPSMEEAMELMRPFVEAGREVVCFSISDSMSSSGNAMRLAAQELEAEHLVTVIDSQNLSTGIGHLVVEAAILAQQGKTAEEIREAIEALRPRVRASFVTDTLVYLRRGGRCSALAAMAGGVLKLHPKIVVKDGAMDASKKYRGKIASVIMSYTKDMESDLKAAKPDRVFITHSGCDPQIVADVRQYLEDLHVFQEILITRAGCVVSSHCGPGTLGVLFIEKI, encoded by the coding sequence ATGGAATATGTGAAAATTATTTCTGACAGCACATGTGATTTGTCCGGAGAATTGATCGACAGATATGATATTTCTATTTTGCCGCTTCATGTACTTCTGGGGGAAAAGGAATATAAAGATGGGGTGGATATTACGCCGGAGGACATCTACAGATGGTCAGATGAGAACAACACTACGCCAAAGACCTCCGCGCCGTCTATGGAAGAGGCGATGGAACTGATGCGCCCCTTTGTGGAAGCCGGCAGAGAGGTTGTCTGCTTCAGTATTTCAGATTCTATGTCAAGCTCCGGCAATGCCATGCGTCTGGCGGCACAGGAACTGGAGGCAGAGCATCTGGTGACCGTCATTGATTCCCAGAATCTTTCCACCGGTATCGGGCATCTGGTGGTGGAAGCTGCCATTCTTGCGCAGCAGGGCAAAACGGCGGAAGAGATCCGGGAGGCCATCGAAGCGCTTCGGCCCCGGGTACGGGCAAGCTTTGTCACAGATACGCTGGTGTATCTGCGCCGGGGCGGCCGCTGCAGTGCGCTGGCAGCCATGGCAGGGGGCGTGCTGAAGCTGCATCCGAAGATCGTTGTGAAGGACGGCGCCATGGATGCGTCGAAGAAATACCGTGGTAAAATCGCGTCTGTCATCATGTCCTATACGAAAGATATGGAAAGTGACCTGAAAGCGGCGAAACCCGACCGGGTATTCATCACCCATTCCGGGTGTGATCCCCAGATCGTTGCGGACGTGCGGCAGTACCTGGAAGACCTGCATGTTTTTCAGGAGATTCTTATCACAAGGGCCGGGTGCGTCGTGTCCAGCCACTGCGGGCCGGGAACGCTGGGGGTATTGTTTATCGAGAAAATATAA
- a CDS encoding MATE family efflux transporter yields the protein MERDLTTGKIMPQLVRFTIPLVLGNIFQLTYNAVDSVIVGRYVGKEALAAVGICNPIATLFILFLNGLCMGASILMGNQFGAKDYDLLHRQISTSMLSGVVFSVFLSVFCIVFAHPILLLMQVDASILQMTMHYMRIIFAGLLFTFMYNFFASTLRALGDSQSPLYFLITSAVVNIVGDLFFVLYLHMGSEGCAISTVLSEALSCLLCIIYIQKKVPVLQLGRKWLVFDRAQLGKTIAYGWASAMQQATVQLGKLGIQAIVNSMGVSIAAAFAVVNRIDDFAYTPEQNIGHAMTALMAQNKGAGKKDRLKEAFRCGIRIEVVYGIFIFIVCFLLADPLMRLFSSDAEVCGHGATYLRLISFMYLLPAITNGIQGYFRGIGDLKVTLISSFVNMGVRVIAAVILVFVFSLQIEALPISYLVGWIGMLIAELPLLVRSYRNYGR from the coding sequence ATGGAAAGAGATCTGACAACCGGGAAAATTATGCCGCAGCTGGTGCGTTTTACGATACCGCTGGTGCTGGGAAATATTTTTCAGCTGACCTATAATGCGGTGGACAGTGTGATCGTCGGCCGGTATGTGGGTAAGGAGGCACTGGCGGCGGTCGGTATCTGCAATCCCATTGCGACACTGTTTATCCTGTTTTTAAACGGCCTCTGCATGGGGGCCAGTATTCTCATGGGGAATCAGTTTGGCGCCAAAGATTATGACCTTCTGCACCGGCAGATCAGCACGTCCATGCTGTCCGGTGTGGTGTTTTCGGTGTTCTTATCGGTGTTTTGTATCGTGTTTGCGCATCCGATCCTGCTTCTGATGCAGGTGGATGCCTCCATTCTGCAGATGACCATGCACTATATGCGGATCATTTTTGCCGGGCTTCTGTTTACGTTTATGTATAATTTTTTTGCAAGTACCTTGCGTGCCCTGGGGGACAGCCAGTCGCCGCTCTATTTTCTCATCACCAGTGCGGTGGTCAACATTGTGGGCGATCTGTTCTTTGTACTGTATCTGCACATGGGCAGCGAGGGCTGCGCCATTTCCACGGTGCTCAGCGAGGCACTGTCCTGTCTGCTCTGTATCATTTATATTCAGAAGAAGGTGCCGGTTCTGCAGCTGGGCAGAAAATGGCTTGTATTTGACCGGGCACAGCTGGGAAAGACGATTGCCTATGGCTGGGCGTCTGCCATGCAGCAGGCCACAGTGCAGTTGGGAAAACTGGGTATCCAGGCCATCGTCAACTCCATGGGTGTCTCCATTGCGGCGGCTTTTGCCGTGGTCAACCGGATCGACGATTTTGCCTATACGCCGGAGCAGAATATCGGCCATGCCATGACGGCGCTGATGGCGCAGAACAAAGGGGCCGGGAAGAAGGATCGTCTGAAGGAGGCATTTCGGTGCGGCATCCGCATTGAAGTGGTATATGGCATTTTTATCTTTATCGTCTGCTTCCTGCTGGCGGATCCGCTGATGCGCCTGTTTTCCAGCGATGCGGAGGTGTGCGGGCACGGCGCCACTTATCTGCGGCTGATCTCGTTCATGTATCTGCTGCCCGCCATCACCAACGGCATTCAGGGATATTTCCGGGGCATCGGAGATCTGAAGGTGACGCTGATCAGCAGCTTTGTGAACATGGGCGTGCGGGTGATCGCAGCTGTGATCCTGGTGTTTGTGTTTTCTCTGCAGATCGAGGCGCTGCCGATTTCCTATCTGGTCGGGTGGATCGGCATGCTCATTGCGGAGCTGCCGCTGCTGGTCAGAAGCTACCGTAATTATGGCAGATGA
- a CDS encoding PD-(D/E)XK nuclease family transposase, with the protein MSHVFDKNIEATELILRIILGEDIKVIRVDGQDELKNPLVDGRNITLDVHAIDSHGKEIDIEVQGDVKGAAVERARFHSSMVDARMLKVSQDFKELKDSYVIFIYKKDKFKEGLPIYHIDRYVRETGKLFEDGSHIIYVNGSYKGEGEIAQLIEDFHQKESEDMHYKALADGVKHFKETEEGFWMSGGHPVRTDRSEAETVKLCVNQ; encoded by the coding sequence ATGAGTCATGTGTTTGATAAAAATATAGAAGCGACAGAGCTTATACTTCGCATTATTCTTGGAGAAGACATTAAGGTAATCAGGGTGGATGGACAGGATGAGTTGAAGAATCCTCTGGTAGATGGCCGTAATATTACTCTGGATGTACATGCAATAGACTCTCATGGGAAAGAGATTGATATAGAAGTTCAGGGCGATGTAAAGGGTGCAGCTGTGGAACGTGCAAGATTCCATAGCAGTATGGTTGATGCCAGAATGTTGAAAGTAAGTCAGGATTTTAAAGAACTCAAGGATTCCTACGTGATTTTTATCTATAAAAAAGATAAATTCAAGGAAGGATTACCGATATATCATATTGACCGATATGTCAGGGAGACTGGAAAACTTTTTGAGGACGGTTCGCATATTATATATGTGAATGGTAGTTACAAGGGCGAAGGTGAGATTGCTCAGCTTATAGAAGACTTTCACCAAAAGGAATCAGAGGATATGCATTATAAGGCATTGGCTGATGGGGTAAAACATTTCAAGGAAACTGAGGAAGGGTTCTGGATGTCCGGTGGACATCCGGTTAGAACCGACCGGAGCGAAGCGGAGACCGTGAAATTATGTGTGAATCAGTAA
- a CDS encoding ATP-binding protein: MGTEQAITKRKKIIVPLFFLILIFSSLIFVKLLLNRMNSYIAENGKSSMGAVIEQIQQTYDLQVNGYYSQLHMLEDALIQEEERSLELDSNKKFFEAWQKESESTLIFLQENGKAITTDGTKIRVDMPSKLLLELKNGYNIGKLVSLDYEQKKKDSYLVAIPCQEYMINGETYTAIGTVYNHSKLDSMLSVKSYNGNAYLFMLDNDGNITYTNQQEDKFFRNYSLLKHLKGGQAITEEEADSLKKKLDGREQGVELLGNDKPYYLGYCPIENNNTMLICIVEKGVVDNVLRDYQKTIVFATILMAGFILLLFVGLFYSISRCNLADQKAEYEKRNNEIQMQALREMEASNKKLKKAKDITTEALQTAENANKAKTDFLSNMSHDIRTPMNAIIGMTSLIRHDAGNKDKVIEYADKIDISSQHLLGIINDVLDMSKIEAGKTVFKYTDFSILDFITELNTIFHPQIAEKNQTLTVTKENIRHEWVNGDQVHLMQIFNNLLSNAVKYTQEGGKIQFLVEECETKSSVYAKYRFLVSDNGMGMSADFKKTIFDPFTRAEDSVTNKIQGTGLGMAITKNLVEAMGGTIDVESELSQGSCFEVLIDLRIAENRSVSSAVQEEKNEQNDNIFQGMRFLCAEDNELNAEILTELLKIEGAECTICENGEEILKTFEKSAPGDYDMILMDVQMPVMNGYEATRAIRRSSHELAKKIPIIAMTANAFSEDIQHSLAAGMNAHVSKPVEMRVLEKTIRSIKSGGGGRNSRH; the protein is encoded by the coding sequence GTGGGAACAGAACAAGCGATAACAAAAAGAAAAAAGATCATAGTACCATTGTTTTTTCTAATTCTTATCTTTTCAAGTTTGATTTTTGTAAAACTCCTTTTAAACAGGATGAACAGCTATATTGCGGAAAACGGGAAAAGCAGTATGGGAGCCGTTATTGAACAGATACAGCAGACCTATGATCTGCAGGTGAATGGATACTACAGTCAGCTGCATATGCTTGAGGATGCTCTTATTCAAGAGGAAGAAAGATCTCTTGAACTAGATAGTAACAAAAAGTTCTTTGAGGCATGGCAAAAAGAATCTGAAAGTACACTCATATTTCTCCAGGAAAATGGAAAGGCAATCACCACTGATGGAACAAAAATTCGGGTTGACATGCCAAGTAAACTTTTGTTGGAGTTGAAGAACGGATATAATATTGGAAAATTGGTTTCTCTTGATTATGAGCAGAAGAAAAAAGATAGTTATCTGGTTGCAATTCCATGTCAGGAATATATGATTAATGGGGAAACTTATACGGCAATTGGAACTGTGTATAATCATTCAAAATTAGATTCCATGTTAAGTGTGAAAAGCTATAATGGGAATGCGTATCTGTTTATGCTGGACAATGACGGAAATATAACTTATACAAACCAGCAGGAAGATAAATTTTTTAGAAACTATTCCCTGTTAAAACATTTAAAAGGAGGACAGGCTATCACAGAGGAAGAGGCTGATTCACTCAAAAAAAAGCTGGATGGCAGAGAGCAGGGAGTAGAACTCCTGGGAAATGACAAACCTTACTATCTGGGATACTGTCCGATAGAAAATAATAACACCATGCTGATCTGCATTGTAGAAAAAGGTGTCGTAGATAATGTGCTGAGAGATTATCAGAAAACGATAGTGTTTGCGACAATACTCATGGCAGGTTTTATACTTTTGCTTTTTGTCGGATTATTCTACAGTATTTCCAGATGCAATCTTGCTGATCAAAAAGCTGAATATGAAAAAAGAAATAATGAGATTCAGATGCAGGCATTGAGGGAAATGGAAGCGTCCAATAAAAAACTGAAAAAGGCAAAGGACATTACAACGGAAGCACTGCAGACAGCTGAAAATGCAAATAAGGCGAAAACAGATTTCCTGTCCAACATGTCACATGATATTCGTACACCAATGAATGCAATTATCGGAATGACATCATTGATCAGACATGATGCCGGAAATAAAGATAAAGTAATAGAGTATGCAGATAAAATAGACATTTCATCACAGCATCTGTTAGGAATCATTAATGATGTTCTTGATATGAGTAAGATTGAGGCAGGAAAAACAGTTTTTAAGTATACAGATTTTTCCATTTTGGATTTTATTACAGAACTCAATACCATATTCCACCCACAGATAGCTGAGAAAAATCAGACGCTTACTGTCACAAAAGAAAATATCCGGCATGAGTGGGTAAATGGGGACCAGGTTCATTTAATGCAGATTTTCAACAACTTGCTTTCTAATGCAGTGAAGTATACGCAGGAAGGTGGAAAAATTCAGTTTCTGGTAGAAGAATGTGAGACAAAGTCATCTGTCTACGCAAAGTACCGTTTCTTAGTCAGCGATAATGGAATGGGAATGTCGGCAGATTTCAAGAAGACAATTTTTGATCCGTTTACTCGTGCTGAAGATTCTGTGACGAATAAGATACAGGGAACCGGTCTTGGAATGGCTATTACCAAAAATCTGGTTGAAGCAATGGGAGGCACCATTGATGTGGAGAGTGAACTGAGCCAGGGAAGCTGTTTTGAGGTTCTTATAGATCTGAGAATTGCAGAAAATAGATCTGTTTCGTCAGCAGTACAGGAAGAAAAGAATGAACAGAATGATAATATCTTTCAAGGAATGAGATTCCTGTGTGCGGAGGATAATGAGCTGAATGCAGAAATCCTGACGGAACTGTTAAAGATTGAGGGTGCAGAATGTACCATCTGTGAAAATGGTGAAGAGATTTTGAAGACATTTGAAAAGTCTGCACCAGGGGATTATGACATGATCCTGATGGATGTGCAGATGCCTGTTATGAATGGTTATGAGGCAACGAGGGCAATCCGCAGAAGTTCTCATGAGTTGGCAAAGAAGATTCCGATTATTGCAATGACCGCCAATGCATTCTCGGAGGATATTCAGCATTCTCTGGCAGCCGGTATGAATGCTCATGTTTCAAAACCGGTTGAGATGAGGGTGTTGGAAAAGACGATCAGAAGCATAAAATCCGGCGGGGGGGGGCGAAACTCAAGGCATTAA